A genome region from Triticum aestivum cultivar Chinese Spring chromosome 2B, IWGSC CS RefSeq v2.1, whole genome shotgun sequence includes the following:
- the LOC123046507 gene encoding probable cation transporter HKT7 produces MHSFSARKPHNTTVHVQNNSTRTHTMAGAHHKLRELSHHVRRTAAALDKAMSRLCSLCKSYAHHHVTERAARWRHALRCGAGQVWPSRLGSLLVHAAYLLAVSWLGYLLLDELKFRAPPAGHGGGRGRSRGIDLFFTAVSAVTVSSMSAVEMEVFSYGQLFVLTVLMFAGGEVFVSLVGLASKWYKLRKQGISISQRVQSHDDGGVELETTPQVANAADIESWTRNSDETSKSPIDAKRLRREAVRSLSLVVLAILVVAHVLGAAAIAAYVYTSPGARRTLRSKALSVWTFAVFTTVSTFSSCGFMPNNENMAAFRRDTGLQLLLMPLALAGNTLFPTLLAVCVRAAAAATRRPELVEMTARNGRELTGYYHLLPARRCAMLAATVAGLVAVQVCMVCGMEWGGALRGMGPWEKVSNAVFVAVNSRHTGESTLDLSTLAPAILVLLVLMMYLPPYTTWFPFEESSGVKDHPTEETPGVRLLKSTALSQLSYLAIFIIAICVTERENLEENPLNFSLLSIVVEVVSAYGNVGFSMGYSCSRQISPDALCTDRWTGFVGRWSDSGKLILILVMLFGRLKKFSIKGGKAWKLG; encoded by the exons ATGCACAGCTTTAGTGCACGTAAACCCCATAATACCACTGTGCACGTCCAAAACAATAGTACACGAACCCACACCATGGCCGGAGCTCACCATAAGCTCCGGGAACTCTCGCACCACGTGCGGCGCACGGCCGCAGCGCTCGACAAGGCAATGTCCCGCCTCTGCTCGCTCTGCAAGTCCTACGCGCATCACCACGTCACGGAGCGTGCGGCGCGGTGGCGGCACGCGCTGCGGTGCGGCGCCGGGCAGGTCTGGCCGTCTCGGCTCGGCTCGCTGCTCGTACACGCCGCCTACCTCCTCGCCGTTTCCTGGCTCGGGTACCTCCTCCTGGACGAGCTCAAGTTCCGTGCACCGCCAGCCGGGCACGGCGGCGGGAGGGGCCGGTCCCGCGGCATTGACCTGTTCTTCACCGCCGTGTCAGCCGTGACGGTGTCGAGCATGTCCGCCGTCGAGATGGAGGTGTTCTCCTACGGCCAGCTCTTCGTCCTGACCGTGCTCATGTTTGCCGGAGGCGAGGTGTTCGTGTCACTCGTAGGCCTGGCGTCCAAATGGTACAAGCTGCGGAAACAAGGTATAAGCATATCGCAGCGAGTCCAGAGCCACGACGACGGAGGGGTCGAGCTCGAGACGACGCCACAGGTTGCCAACGCCGCCGACATCGAAAGCTGGACGAGAAACTCCGACGAGACGAGCAAAAGCCCGATAGACGCGAAGCGGCTGCGGCGCGAGGCGGTGCGCTCGCTGTCCCTAGTCGTCCTCGCCATCCTCGTGGTGGCGCACGTACTCGGCGCCGCCGCCATTGCGGCCTACGTCTACACGTCCCCGGGCGCGAGGAGGACGCTGCGGAGCAAGGCCCTGAGCGTGTGGACCTTCGCCGTGTTCACGACGGTTTCCACGTTCTCGAGCTGCGGGTTCATGCCGAACAACGAGAACATGGCGGCGTTCAGGCGGGACACCGGGCTGCAGCTGCTACTCATGCCGCTTGCGCTAGCGGGGAACACGCTGTTCCCGACACTGCTGGCCGTGTGCGTGCGCGCTGCTGCGGCAGCGACGAGGAGGCCGGAGCTGGTGGAGATGACGGCGAGAAACGGCAGGGAGCTGACGGGGTACTATCACTTGCTACCCGCGCGGCGGTGCGCGATGCTGGCGGCAACGGTGGCCGGGCTGGTCGCCGTGCAGGTGTGCATGGTGTGCGGCATGGAGTGGGGTGGCGCGCTGCGGGGTATGGGCCCATGGGAGAAGGTGTCCAACGCGGTGTTCGTGGCGGTGAACTCCCGGCACaccggcgagtcgaccctcgaccTCTCCACCCTGGCGCCGGCCATTCTCGTCCTCTTGGTGCTCATGAT GTACCTGCCTCCATACACCACATGGTTTCCATTTGAGGAGAGCTCGGGCGTGAAGGACCATCCCACGGAGGAGACCCCGGGGGTCAGGTTGCTCAAGAGCACGGCTCTGTCACAACTCTCCTacctcgccatcttcatcatcgccATCTGCGTCACCGAGAGGGAAAACCTCGAGGAAAACCCCCTCAACTTCAGCTTGCTCAGCATCGTCGTCGAAGTCGTCAG TGCGTATGGAAATGTGGGCTTCTCCATGGGCTACAGTTGCAGTAGACAGATCAGCCCGGACGCGCTGTGCACCGACAGGTGGACCGGCTTCGTCGGGAGGTGGAGCGATTCTGGCAAGCTCATCCTCATTCTTGTGATGCTCTTCGGGAGGCTCAAGAAGTTCAGCATAAAAGGTGGCAAAGCCTGGAAGCTTGGTTAG
- the LOC123046508 gene encoding cation transporter HKT4 isoform X1 produces the protein MHRFSSALVFLQNLPSHTAMKLPLFSLEALRITKEMVKHFHEFVSTRLGSLSKCTADLFRRSYLFLVFKSNPLVVQLIYLMSISFAGFLALKNLAPLNKPSPRNLDLIFTSVSTVTVSSMATIEMEDFSGQQLWVFIILMILGGEVFTSMVGLHFKNARANTEGALQTRLAFISRDIESSDDFNNSSQNYMEGIQPEETMPHNQVQESKGMNHKSRNILAHVVAGYFIAAIVCSSVVITIFLWIDSDARHLLKSKHIKMWTFSIFTAVSSFANCGFTPLNDSMAIFKNNPTFLLLVTPQILVGNTLFAPLLRLSIWTLGKLSSREEYAYILQHPKEIGYRHLQPHKNSVQLVLTGVMLILLQAMLICYFEWDSKSLEGMGWFQKLIGSLFQSANSRHAGETVIDISTLSPPIMVIFALVMYLPSGTSILATCGDNRSLADKKENPNGRATWKKFAMTKRTCLVIITILACITERKSMTADPLNFSIFSVIFEVMSAYGNVGYSLGYSCDKLLRPDSACRDASYGFVGRWSDKGRLIIILVMFLGRFKAYTLRGKKTLNVHPCRRTAPHQRPEVAGN, from the exons ATGCATCGATTCAGCTCAGCTCTAGTTTTCCTGCAGAATCTGCCATCGCATACAGCCATGAAGCTCCCATTATTCAGTTTGGAAGCGCTTAGAATCACGAAGGAGATGGTGAAGCATTTCCATGAGTTTGTGTCCACAAGGCTCGGTTCCCTCTCCAAGTGTACAGCAGATCTGTTCAGACGCTCTTACTTGTTTCTGGTATTCAAAAGCAATCCTTTGGTAGTCCAGCTTATTTACCTCATGTCAATATCTTTTGCTGGTTTCCTTGCTCTGAAGAACCTCGCACCACTGAATAAGCCATCTCCAAGGAACTTGGATCTGATATTCACCTCTGTGTCCACAGTGACGGTGTCAAGCATGGCAACAATTGAGATGGAGGACTTCTCTGGCCAGCAGCTCTGGGTTTTCATCATACTGATGATATTGGGAGGAGAAGTGTTCACTTCTATGGTAGGGCTGCACTTCAAAAATGCTCGGGCAAACACTGAGGGTGCTCTCCAGACAAGATTGGCTTTCATAAGCAGGGACATCGAATCCTCTGATGATTTCAACAACAGCAGTCAGAATTATATGGAAGGCATCCAGCCAGAGGAAACCATGCCACACAACCAGGTACAGGAAAGCAAAGGGATGAATCATAAATCTCGCAATATTTTGGCTCATGTAGTAGCAGGCTATTTCATAGCCGCAATAGTTTGCAGCTCTGTAGTCATTACCATCTTCCTATGGATTGACTCCGATGCAAGGCATCTACTGAAGAGTAAGCATATCAAAATGTGGACATTCTCAATCTTCACAGCAGTATCATCATTTGCAAACTGTGGCTTCACTCCGTTAAATGATAGCATGGCAATTTTCAAAAATAACCCGACTTTCCTTCTTCTAGTTACCCCACAGATTCTTGTAGGCAACACTTTGTTTGCGCCACTGTTGAGGTTAAGCATATGGACCTTGGGAAAGCTGAGCAGCAGAGAAGAGTACGCCTACATCCTTCAGCACCCAAAGGAGATTGGATACAGGCATTTGCAACCTCATAAGAATTCTGTCCAATTGGTTCTGACTGGGGTGATGCTAATTTTGCTGCAAGCGATGCTTATTTGTTATTTTGAATGGGATTCGAAATCCTTGGAGGGAATGGGATGGTTCCAGAAATTGATAGGCTCTCTGTTCCAGAGTGCCAATTCAAGACACGCTGGTGAAACTGTCATTGACATCTCGACCCTTTCTCCACCGATTATGGTGATATTTGCACTTGTCAT GTACCTTCCTTCTGGTACTTCAATCCTTGCTACATGTGGTGATAACCGAAGCTTAGCGGATAAAAAGGAAAATCCGAATGGCAGAGCAACGTGGAAGAAGTTTGCCATGACCAAGCGTACTTGTTTAGTAATAATCACGATTTTGGCATGTATAACTGAGAGGAAGTCAATGACTGCCGATCCACTCAATTTCAGCATCTTCAGCGTAATATTCGAAGTGATGAG CGCATACGGCAATGTAGGGTACTCGCTCGGCTACAGCTGTGACAAGTTACTGAGGCCTGATTCCGCGTGCAGAGACGCCTCGTACGGGTTCGTCGGCAGATGGAGCGACAAAGGGAGACTGATCATCATCCTGGTGATGTTCCTCGGAAGGTTCAAGGCGTACACCCTCAGAGGGAAGAAAACCCTGAATGTGCATCCATGTAGAAGGACAGCACCGCATCAGAGGCCAGAGGTGGCTGGAAATTAG
- the LOC123046508 gene encoding cation transporter HKT4 isoform X2 translates to MHRFSSALVFLQNLPSHTAMKLPLFSLEALRITKEMVKHFHEFVSTRLGSLSKCTADLFRRSYLFLVFKSNPLVVQLIYLMSISFAGFLALKNLAPLNKPSPRNLDLIFTSVSTVTVSSMATIEMEDFSGQQLWVFIILMILGGEVFTSMVGLHFKNARANTEGALQTRLAFISRDIESSDDFNNSSQNYMEGIQPEETMPHNQILVGNTLFAPLLRLSIWTLGKLSSREEYAYILQHPKEIGYRHLQPHKNSVQLVLTGVMLILLQAMLICYFEWDSKSLEGMGWFQKLIGSLFQSANSRHAGETVIDISTLSPPIMVIFALVMYLPSGTSILATCGDNRSLADKKENPNGRATWKKFAMTKRTCLVIITILACITERKSMTADPLNFSIFSVIFEVMSAYGNVGYSLGYSCDKLLRPDSACRDASYGFVGRWSDKGRLIIILVMFLGRFKAYTLRGKKTLNVHPCRRTAPHQRPEVAGN, encoded by the exons ATGCATCGATTCAGCTCAGCTCTAGTTTTCCTGCAGAATCTGCCATCGCATACAGCCATGAAGCTCCCATTATTCAGTTTGGAAGCGCTTAGAATCACGAAGGAGATGGTGAAGCATTTCCATGAGTTTGTGTCCACAAGGCTCGGTTCCCTCTCCAAGTGTACAGCAGATCTGTTCAGACGCTCTTACTTGTTTCTGGTATTCAAAAGCAATCCTTTGGTAGTCCAGCTTATTTACCTCATGTCAATATCTTTTGCTGGTTTCCTTGCTCTGAAGAACCTCGCACCACTGAATAAGCCATCTCCAAGGAACTTGGATCTGATATTCACCTCTGTGTCCACAGTGACGGTGTCAAGCATGGCAACAATTGAGATGGAGGACTTCTCTGGCCAGCAGCTCTGGGTTTTCATCATACTGATGATATTGGGAGGAGAAGTGTTCACTTCTATGGTAGGGCTGCACTTCAAAAATGCTCGGGCAAACACTGAGGGTGCTCTCCAGACAAGATTGGCTTTCATAAGCAGGGACATCGAATCCTCTGATGATTTCAACAACAGCAGTCAGAATTATATGGAAGGCATCCAGCCAGAGGAAACCATGCCACACAACCAG ATTCTTGTAGGCAACACTTTGTTTGCGCCACTGTTGAGGTTAAGCATATGGACCTTGGGAAAGCTGAGCAGCAGAGAAGAGTACGCCTACATCCTTCAGCACCCAAAGGAGATTGGATACAGGCATTTGCAACCTCATAAGAATTCTGTCCAATTGGTTCTGACTGGGGTGATGCTAATTTTGCTGCAAGCGATGCTTATTTGTTATTTTGAATGGGATTCGAAATCCTTGGAGGGAATGGGATGGTTCCAGAAATTGATAGGCTCTCTGTTCCAGAGTGCCAATTCAAGACACGCTGGTGAAACTGTCATTGACATCTCGACCCTTTCTCCACCGATTATGGTGATATTTGCACTTGTCAT GTACCTTCCTTCTGGTACTTCAATCCTTGCTACATGTGGTGATAACCGAAGCTTAGCGGATAAAAAGGAAAATCCGAATGGCAGAGCAACGTGGAAGAAGTTTGCCATGACCAAGCGTACTTGTTTAGTAATAATCACGATTTTGGCATGTATAACTGAGAGGAAGTCAATGACTGCCGATCCACTCAATTTCAGCATCTTCAGCGTAATATTCGAAGTGATGAG CGCATACGGCAATGTAGGGTACTCGCTCGGCTACAGCTGTGACAAGTTACTGAGGCCTGATTCCGCGTGCAGAGACGCCTCGTACGGGTTCGTCGGCAGATGGAGCGACAAAGGGAGACTGATCATCATCCTGGTGATGTTCCTCGGAAGGTTCAAGGCGTACACCCTCAGAGGGAAGAAAACCCTGAATGTGCATCCATGTAGAAGGACAGCACCGCATCAGAGGCCAGAGGTGGCTGGAAATTAG
- the LOC123046508 gene encoding cation transporter HKT4 isoform X3, with product MATIEMEDFSGQQLWVFIILMILGGEVFTSMVGLHFKNARANTEGALQTRLAFISRDIESSDDFNNSSQNYMEGIQPEETMPHNQVQESKGMNHKSRNILAHVVAGYFIAAIVCSSVVITIFLWIDSDARHLLKSKHIKMWTFSIFTAVSSFANCGFTPLNDSMAIFKNNPTFLLLVTPQILVGNTLFAPLLRLSIWTLGKLSSREEYAYILQHPKEIGYRHLQPHKNSVQLVLTGVMLILLQAMLICYFEWDSKSLEGMGWFQKLIGSLFQSANSRHAGETVIDISTLSPPIMVIFALVMYLPSGTSILATCGDNRSLADKKENPNGRATWKKFAMTKRTCLVIITILACITERKSMTADPLNFSIFSVIFEVMSAYGNVGYSLGYSCDKLLRPDSACRDASYGFVGRWSDKGRLIIILVMFLGRFKAYTLRGKKTLNVHPCRRTAPHQRPEVAGN from the exons ATGGCAACAATTGAGATGGAGGACTTCTCTGGCCAGCAGCTCTGGGTTTTCATCATACTGATGATATTGGGAGGAGAAGTGTTCACTTCTATGGTAGGGCTGCACTTCAAAAATGCTCGGGCAAACACTGAGGGTGCTCTCCAGACAAGATTGGCTTTCATAAGCAGGGACATCGAATCCTCTGATGATTTCAACAACAGCAGTCAGAATTATATGGAAGGCATCCAGCCAGAGGAAACCATGCCACACAACCAGGTACAGGAAAGCAAAGGGATGAATCATAAATCTCGCAATATTTTGGCTCATGTAGTAGCAGGCTATTTCATAGCCGCAATAGTTTGCAGCTCTGTAGTCATTACCATCTTCCTATGGATTGACTCCGATGCAAGGCATCTACTGAAGAGTAAGCATATCAAAATGTGGACATTCTCAATCTTCACAGCAGTATCATCATTTGCAAACTGTGGCTTCACTCCGTTAAATGATAGCATGGCAATTTTCAAAAATAACCCGACTTTCCTTCTTCTAGTTACCCCACAGATTCTTGTAGGCAACACTTTGTTTGCGCCACTGTTGAGGTTAAGCATATGGACCTTGGGAAAGCTGAGCAGCAGAGAAGAGTACGCCTACATCCTTCAGCACCCAAAGGAGATTGGATACAGGCATTTGCAACCTCATAAGAATTCTGTCCAATTGGTTCTGACTGGGGTGATGCTAATTTTGCTGCAAGCGATGCTTATTTGTTATTTTGAATGGGATTCGAAATCCTTGGAGGGAATGGGATGGTTCCAGAAATTGATAGGCTCTCTGTTCCAGAGTGCCAATTCAAGACACGCTGGTGAAACTGTCATTGACATCTCGACCCTTTCTCCACCGATTATGGTGATATTTGCACTTGTCAT GTACCTTCCTTCTGGTACTTCAATCCTTGCTACATGTGGTGATAACCGAAGCTTAGCGGATAAAAAGGAAAATCCGAATGGCAGAGCAACGTGGAAGAAGTTTGCCATGACCAAGCGTACTTGTTTAGTAATAATCACGATTTTGGCATGTATAACTGAGAGGAAGTCAATGACTGCCGATCCACTCAATTTCAGCATCTTCAGCGTAATATTCGAAGTGATGAG CGCATACGGCAATGTAGGGTACTCGCTCGGCTACAGCTGTGACAAGTTACTGAGGCCTGATTCCGCGTGCAGAGACGCCTCGTACGGGTTCGTCGGCAGATGGAGCGACAAAGGGAGACTGATCATCATCCTGGTGATGTTCCTCGGAAGGTTCAAGGCGTACACCCTCAGAGGGAAGAAAACCCTGAATGTGCATCCATGTAGAAGGACAGCACCGCATCAGAGGCCAGAGGTGGCTGGAAATTAG